From a single Collimonas pratensis genomic region:
- a CDS encoding MFS transporter produces MDRRIYLLALVAFIAGLDENLVGGILPLLAHDLGVSLSVAGQLTSIFSLSFALCAALLLSVTARFERRTLLQAALAIFALSNLAAALAPNYASLFALRIASAASCSLIVVLCTTFASALVTPSHRGRAIGVIFMGISASLVLGIPFGIVLSERLGWRLPFAAMALLAAALIFWLQASLPRMTAPQPLPLRRYWQQLAVPSLALAQLVSILMIAGHFTLFAYLAPYLGATLGLHGNSLSLMYALFGVSAVSGGYLGGWLSDRLGPRRTVWLVPAVFTLVLASLPLFAGSLWLFLPAMMLWSSLSWSISPTVQSYLISSAPGASEMHIGINTSAMHLGVALGAACGGLVIAWRSLAWTPLVGAAVSGMALACALASLYLSRSRHVKPSATPAEFT; encoded by the coding sequence ATGGATCGTCGTATCTATCTGCTGGCGCTGGTGGCTTTCATTGCCGGCCTTGATGAAAACCTGGTCGGCGGCATCCTGCCCTTGCTGGCCCATGACCTGGGGGTATCGCTCAGCGTCGCCGGCCAGCTGACCAGCATCTTTTCCCTCTCCTTTGCCTTGTGCGCGGCGCTGCTGCTATCCGTCACCGCGCGCTTTGAACGGCGCACCCTGCTGCAGGCTGCGTTGGCGATTTTCGCACTCAGCAACCTGGCTGCCGCACTGGCGCCCAACTATGCCAGCCTGTTTGCCCTGCGCATCGCATCGGCCGCCAGCTGTTCGCTGATCGTGGTCCTGTGCACTACCTTCGCCTCCGCGCTGGTGACGCCCAGCCACCGTGGCCGCGCCATCGGCGTCATCTTCATGGGCATCAGCGCTTCGCTGGTGCTAGGCATCCCGTTCGGCATCGTGCTCAGCGAACGGCTCGGCTGGCGCCTGCCGTTTGCCGCCATGGCGCTGCTGGCCGCCGCGCTGATCTTCTGGCTGCAAGCCAGCCTGCCGCGCATGACCGCGCCGCAGCCCTTGCCGCTGCGTCGCTACTGGCAACAGCTGGCGGTACCCAGCCTGGCGCTGGCGCAGCTGGTTTCGATCCTGATGATCGCCGGTCACTTCACTTTGTTTGCTTATCTGGCGCCCTACCTCGGCGCCACGCTCGGCCTGCACGGCAACAGCCTGAGCCTGATGTACGCGCTGTTCGGCGTCTCGGCGGTGAGCGGCGGTTATCTCGGCGGCTGGCTGTCCGACCGCCTGGGCCCACGCCGCACCGTGTGGCTGGTGCCGGCGGTATTCACGCTGGTGCTGGCCAGCCTGCCGCTGTTTGCCGGCTCGCTCTGGCTGTTCCTGCCGGCGATGATGTTATGGAGCAGCCTGAGCTGGAGCATTTCGCCGACCGTGCAGAGCTACCTGATCAGTTCGGCGCCAGGCGCCAGCGAAATGCATATCGGCATCAATACTTCCGCCATGCATCTCGGCGTAGCCCTAGGTGCGGCTTGCGGCGGACTGGTGATCGCCTGGCGGTCGCTGGCCTGGACGCCGCTGGTGGGCGCCGCCGTGTCGGGCATGGCGCTGGCATGCGCCTTGGCGTCGCTGTATCTCAGCCGCAGCCGCCATGTAAAGCCATCGGCGACGCCGGCAGAATTCACATAG
- a CDS encoding LuxR family transcriptional regulator yields MLRSEAAPRLSAPDLLQIAQAPDWDQLRARSQRMLAQLGICDFMLKMDVTGANGAAQVQMFGTLPGATLQLFAQPTDDKTDPVQQHLARSCLPLSWQVEQLCLLHGGHIYPLLKTMGITQGISLALHTRQSVNRLDFYSNAAPSAALPAGAQADALLLGLYLQESAESLWRKATPNQETLLSARELECLRWSADGKTSSEIGLILGISQRTVYFHMKNVAMKLGVYSTRHAISRAVMMGIIKPNN; encoded by the coding sequence ATGCTGCGAAGCGAAGCCGCTCCTCGATTATCCGCCCCTGACCTGCTGCAGATCGCGCAAGCTCCCGACTGGGATCAATTGCGCGCACGCAGCCAGCGCATGCTGGCACAGCTAGGCATCTGCGATTTCATGCTGAAGATGGATGTCACTGGCGCCAATGGCGCGGCGCAGGTGCAAATGTTCGGCACCCTGCCCGGCGCCACGCTGCAGCTGTTCGCCCAGCCCACGGACGACAAGACCGATCCGGTCCAGCAGCATCTGGCGCGCTCCTGCCTGCCGCTCAGCTGGCAGGTCGAACAGCTGTGCCTGCTGCACGGCGGCCACATCTATCCGCTCTTGAAAACCATGGGTATCACGCAAGGCATCAGCTTGGCCCTGCATACCAGACAGTCGGTCAACCGTCTCGATTTTTACAGCAACGCGGCGCCATCGGCGGCACTGCCGGCCGGCGCCCAGGCCGACGCCCTGCTGCTCGGCCTGTACCTGCAGGAAAGCGCCGAATCGCTGTGGCGCAAAGCCACGCCGAACCAGGAAACACTGCTATCGGCGCGCGAGCTGGAATGCCTGCGCTGGAGCGCCGACGGCAAGACCAGCAGCGAGATCGGCCTGATCCTCGGCATTTCCCAGCGCACCGTGTACTTCCACATGAAGAATGTAGCGATGAAACTGGGCGTCTATAGCACCCGCCACGCCATCAGCCGGGCGGTCATGATGGGCATCATCAAACCCAACAATTAA
- a CDS encoding response regulator — MNISLPVYQHPTLTILIDDSQSFLDSLAFQLPPQMARKVFHDTQAALEWLRDAYRHSPSKSQSIRVNYDEQTYSFDRRTVAVDIDQIYRQSMNRRRFMLPSVLVIDYAMPQMNGLAFCQAVQDLPCKKILFTGQADEKIAIEAFNRGLIDRFIKKSDHDALDHLEMEIRTLQKEFFHAQSLTLKDLLSRHSYTFLSDPALEALVEQLCKRHGFVEYYLFPNPTGILFFDIQGKATLMVVETEASLMSQLEVAQDYGAPLELLTGLREMRLVPFFSDTGGMYTDALRHDWISYCLPAQICFGAQDYYWALFDFPAHYLRDSFYSFAEFLRDQSADVKS, encoded by the coding sequence ATGAATATTTCATTACCTGTTTATCAACATCCGACGTTGACGATCCTGATCGACGACAGCCAGAGCTTTCTGGACAGCCTGGCTTTTCAGTTGCCGCCGCAAATGGCGCGCAAAGTCTTTCATGATACCCAGGCCGCCCTCGAATGGCTGCGCGACGCCTATCGCCATTCGCCCAGTAAAAGCCAGTCGATCCGCGTCAATTACGACGAGCAGACCTATTCCTTCGACCGCCGCACGGTCGCGGTCGATATCGATCAGATCTACCGGCAATCGATGAACCGGCGTCGCTTCATGCTGCCGTCGGTGTTAGTGATCGATTATGCAATGCCACAAATGAACGGACTGGCGTTTTGCCAGGCGGTGCAGGACCTGCCCTGCAAAAAAATCCTGTTTACCGGCCAGGCCGATGAAAAGATCGCCATCGAGGCCTTCAACCGCGGCCTGATCGACCGGTTCATCAAGAAAAGCGACCACGACGCCCTGGATCACCTGGAAATGGAAATCCGCACCCTGCAGAAAGAATTCTTCCACGCCCAGTCGCTGACGCTGAAAGACCTGCTGTCGCGCCATTCCTACACCTTCCTCTCGGATCCGGCGCTGGAAGCGCTGGTGGAGCAACTTTGCAAGCGGCACGGCTTTGTCGAGTATTATCTGTTTCCCAACCCGACCGGCATCCTGTTTTTCGATATCCAGGGCAAGGCGACGCTGATGGTGGTGGAAACCGAAGCCAGCCTGATGTCGCAGCTGGAAGTGGCGCAGGACTACGGCGCGCCGCTGGAATTGCTGACCGGCTTGCGGGAAATGCGGCTGGTGCCCTTCTTTTCCGATACCGGCGGCATGTACACCGACGCGTTGCGCCATGATTGGATATCATATTGCTTGCCGGCACAGATTTGTTTTGGCGCGCAAGACTATTATTGGGCTTTGTTTGACTTCCCGGCGCACTATCTCCGCGATTCTTTTTATTCATTTGCGGAATTTTTGCGTGACCAATCTGCTGACGTAAAATCTTAA
- a CDS encoding sensor histidine kinase produces the protein MSEHTSSWISERWPVWRQATGKWWAGFYRQYDSNIERLMVLAWIAVLGMPLYYVVWTYWFPQLYENLGLRIFGVVLCLPAISIRRLVPKKFLTAYFFIGLTYLVPFFFTFMFLMNEGSPVWGQSLLIALIILFHFDTALAFSSYLVGTTLAYLVFAVLHGGLVLPSYHALEQWPIQLFAIVTVSIAKVSRKVLAQEKLAGMATALATVSHELRTPLRSINANARGLSRLLQENAVPSSPSQVPMEKALARIEFEVRHMNNVIDLFLLSASTGRENLVATDIVSMAAAVDLMMQRYPFVNQEQRDLVAITVRSDFRLLGQTELCSMVLVNLLRNALTSIQRVGKGRIRIVLDGARPRPRLLFIDTGSGIEAGRMAQIFERFYAYPEHNGTGIGLAFCRDVLSAWGARIRVISRPLAYTIFVLEFPPVVQQKAADVRSLLN, from the coding sequence ATGAGTGAGCACACAAGCAGTTGGATAAGCGAGCGTTGGCCGGTCTGGCGGCAAGCCACGGGTAAATGGTGGGCCGGGTTTTACCGGCAATACGACAGCAATATCGAAAGGCTGATGGTCCTGGCCTGGATCGCCGTGCTTGGCATGCCCCTGTACTACGTTGTATGGACATACTGGTTTCCACAGCTGTATGAAAACCTGGGCTTGCGGATTTTCGGCGTGGTCCTTTGCCTGCCAGCCATCTCTATCAGGCGCCTGGTGCCCAAAAAATTTCTGACTGCCTATTTTTTTATCGGCCTGACCTATCTGGTGCCGTTTTTCTTCACATTCATGTTTTTGATGAATGAAGGCTCTCCGGTATGGGGTCAGTCTTTACTGATCGCGCTGATCATTCTGTTCCACTTTGATACAGCGCTGGCATTCTCATCCTATCTGGTCGGCACCACGCTGGCCTACCTTGTCTTTGCCGTGCTCCATGGCGGCCTGGTGCTGCCCAGCTATCACGCATTGGAACAATGGCCGATACAGCTGTTTGCCATCGTCACGGTGTCGATCGCCAAAGTCAGCAGAAAAGTGCTGGCGCAAGAAAAGCTGGCCGGCATGGCAACGGCGTTGGCCACGGTGTCGCACGAACTACGCACTCCCCTGCGCAGCATCAATGCCAACGCACGCGGCCTCAGCCGCCTGCTGCAGGAAAACGCCGTGCCGAGCAGCCCCAGCCAGGTTCCCATGGAAAAGGCCCTCGCCAGAATTGAATTTGAAGTGCGGCACATGAACAATGTGATTGACCTGTTCCTGCTGAGCGCTTCTACCGGGAGAGAAAATCTGGTCGCAACTGACATCGTGTCGATGGCGGCGGCAGTCGATCTGATGATGCAACGCTATCCCTTCGTCAACCAGGAACAGCGCGATCTTGTCGCCATCACGGTGCGCTCGGATTTCCGTTTGCTGGGGCAGACCGAACTGTGTTCGATGGTCCTGGTCAATTTGCTGCGCAATGCGCTGACCTCGATCCAGCGCGTCGGCAAGGGCCGCATACGGATCGTGCTGGACGGCGCCAGGCCGAGGCCGAGGCTGCTGTTCATCGATACCGGCAGCGGCATCGAAGCGGGCCGCATGGCGCAGATCTTTGAACGCTTTTACGCCTATCCCGAACACAACGGCACCGGTATCGGACTAGCGTTTTGCCGCGACGTCCTGAGCGCCTGGGGTGCCCGCATACGTGTGATTTCGCGGCCGCTGGCCTACACCATTTTTGTGCTGGAGTTTCCGCCGGTAGTGCAACAAAAAGCAGCAGATGTGCGCTCTCTGTTAAATTAG
- the cqsA gene encoding alpha-hydroxyketone-type quorum-sensing autoinducer synthase: MPLTTSYHAEISSAAEQRLPAFVSARMDEHYIDRIEKLLGGEHLHKWCTPGPDAIYLSSNDYLCIAAEPVLIEAQAVRLRKGDADLLMSSVFLQEGSPQHRLEKKLADFMGSEDGLITQSGWSANVGLMQSITEPGVPVYLDMQAHASLWEGVQVGQARALPFLHNDIAHLQRQVIKHGPGVIVVDALYSTNGSVCPIHEVLKVAEDSGSILVVDESHSLGTHGPGGAGLVAELGLSERVHFRTASLAKAFSGRAGFITCSHKFKGYFLSTSRPAIFSSCLLGHELAWFDAALDFIRAADDRRRALHDNAHRIRVELDALGYNVSDGSEQIIALEAGAEPMTLVLRKALEAEGIFGAVFCAPATPKNRSLVRLTLNSGLTEVEIRRIVQACASIREKVHLADWSSSRRLHLAAAHSKTSVPA; the protein is encoded by the coding sequence ATGCCACTAACTACAAGCTACCACGCGGAAATAAGTTCTGCAGCGGAGCAACGTTTGCCTGCTTTTGTATCTGCACGTATGGACGAGCACTACATTGACCGCATAGAAAAGCTGCTGGGCGGCGAACATCTGCATAAATGGTGCACCCCAGGCCCGGATGCCATTTACCTGTCTAGCAATGATTATCTGTGCATTGCTGCCGAACCTGTCCTGATCGAGGCGCAGGCCGTGCGCCTGAGGAAGGGCGACGCAGACTTGTTGATGTCTTCGGTTTTTTTGCAGGAAGGGAGCCCCCAGCATCGCCTGGAAAAGAAACTGGCCGATTTCATGGGTTCCGAAGACGGTTTGATCACCCAGTCCGGCTGGAGTGCGAATGTGGGGCTGATGCAAAGCATCACTGAACCCGGGGTGCCGGTATATCTTGATATGCAGGCGCATGCATCGCTATGGGAGGGGGTGCAGGTCGGTCAGGCGCGCGCGCTGCCTTTTTTGCATAACGACATTGCTCATCTGCAGCGCCAGGTAATAAAGCATGGGCCCGGCGTGATCGTGGTCGACGCCTTATACAGCACCAATGGCAGTGTTTGTCCCATACATGAGGTATTGAAGGTCGCCGAGGACAGCGGCAGCATACTGGTGGTCGACGAATCTCACTCGCTTGGTACGCACGGTCCCGGCGGCGCGGGCCTGGTGGCAGAACTGGGCTTGTCGGAACGAGTCCACTTCCGTACCGCTTCTCTGGCCAAGGCTTTTAGCGGACGAGCCGGTTTCATTACCTGCTCGCACAAGTTCAAAGGTTATTTCTTGTCGACTTCAAGGCCGGCGATTTTCAGCTCTTGCCTGCTGGGGCATGAACTGGCCTGGTTCGATGCGGCGCTGGACTTTATCCGGGCGGCTGACGATCGCCGGCGCGCGCTGCATGATAACGCGCACCGTATCCGTGTCGAACTCGATGCATTGGGCTATAACGTCAGCGACGGCAGCGAACAGATCATCGCGCTGGAAGCGGGCGCCGAGCCGATGACGCTGGTTTTGCGCAAAGCGCTGGAAGCGGAGGGTATTTTCGGCGCGGTTTTTTGTGCGCCGGCGACGCCGAAGAATCGTTCGCTGGTGCGCTTGACGCTCAATTCCGGGTTGACCGAAGTCGAGATCCGGCGGATTGTGCAAGCTTGCGCCAGCATCCGTGAAAAAGTGCATCTGGCCGACTGGTCTTCCAGCCGCCGCCTGCATTTAGCTGCCGCCCATAGTAAAACCAGCGTTCCGGCATGA
- a CDS encoding winged helix-turn-helix transcriptional regulator, with product MTNRNMQVTALTSPPAAVHSRGRGRPSAREDLPCPIRDVLDRIGDAWSVLVLTTLEPGPLRFNQLRRQVEDISQRMLTVTLRHLERDGLVSRTVIPSTPPQVEYALTAMGRSLCLPLKVLADWAGSHQPVIRGARRLYDSGASEQ from the coding sequence ATGACCAATAGGAACATGCAGGTAACCGCCCTGACCTCGCCCCCGGCTGCGGTACATAGCCGGGGGCGCGGCCGGCCAAGCGCGCGCGAAGACCTGCCCTGCCCAATCCGCGACGTGCTGGACCGTATCGGCGATGCCTGGAGTGTGCTGGTGCTCACTACGCTGGAGCCGGGCCCGCTGCGGTTCAACCAGTTGCGGCGCCAGGTGGAAGATATTTCGCAGCGGATGCTGACGGTGACCTTGCGCCACCTGGAACGCGATGGCCTGGTGTCGCGCACAGTGATCCCGAGCACGCCGCCGCAGGTGGAGTATGCGCTGACCGCAATGGGCCGCTCCTTGTGCCTGCCGCTCAAGGTGCTGGCCGACTGGGCCGGCAGCCATCAGCCGGTGATCCGGGGTGCACGCCGGCTATACGATAGCGGCGCCAGCGAGCAGTAG
- a CDS encoding NAD(P)-dependent oxidoreductase, with translation MKIAIIGATGNAGSRIAAEAARRGHSVTGIARSADQSKVPAGVTLLQGDAIQPAQLAELLRGQDVVVSSAKFSTLDAATLLQGVKGGGVKRLLVVGGAASLETAPGVTLLDSPDFPEQYKVEAVPGAQFLQDLRAETEIEWTFMSPPAMFAPGERTGKFRVGQNQLMADEQGKSHISMEDYAIAMLDEIEQPKHLRQRFTVAY, from the coding sequence ATGAAGATTGCCATCATTGGCGCCACCGGCAACGCCGGCTCCCGTATCGCTGCCGAGGCGGCGCGTCGCGGCCACAGCGTGACCGGCATTGCCCGCAGCGCCGACCAGAGTAAAGTACCGGCCGGCGTCACCCTGCTGCAGGGCGACGCGATCCAGCCTGCGCAACTGGCAGAACTGCTCCGCGGCCAGGATGTGGTGGTCAGCTCGGCCAAGTTCAGTACGCTGGACGCGGCGACCCTATTGCAAGGGGTGAAGGGCGGGGGCGTCAAGCGCCTGCTGGTGGTGGGTGGCGCGGCCAGCCTGGAAACGGCGCCTGGCGTGACTTTGCTGGACAGCCCGGATTTTCCGGAGCAGTACAAGGTGGAAGCGGTGCCAGGCGCGCAGTTTTTGCAAGACTTGCGTGCAGAAACCGAAATCGAATGGACGTTCATGTCGCCGCCAGCGATGTTCGCACCCGGCGAGCGCACCGGCAAATTCCGCGTCGGCCAGAACCAGCTGATGGCGGACGAGCAAGGCAAGAGCCACATTTCGATGGAAGACTACGCCATTGCCATGCTCGATGAAATCGAGCAGCCCAAGCATCTGCGCCAGCGTTTTACCGTGGCCTATTGA
- a CDS encoding DUF1697 domain-containing protein, producing MTAPNKRGSAKYAAFFRNLNLGRPNCPNRTQLEAAFIAAGADDASSFLSNGTVVFTTGSNSKAVKILTLARQALQEECGLKEPAYVRSLAALTELAALDPFAAIVPEQVYERCVSFLHADSVTPAAPLESRRRDVEILHFTAAEALSVSRKIGSSPGSPNAFLEQLLGLPATTRSWSTLLRLLQKHG from the coding sequence ATGACCGCACCAAACAAGCGCGGCAGCGCAAAGTACGCTGCCTTTTTCCGCAACCTCAACCTGGGCCGCCCCAATTGTCCCAACCGTACGCAGCTGGAGGCGGCATTCATCGCCGCCGGCGCGGATGACGCTTCCTCTTTCCTCAGCAACGGCACCGTTGTCTTCACCACCGGCAGCAACAGCAAGGCAGTCAAGATTCTCACCTTGGCGCGCCAGGCCTTGCAGGAAGAATGCGGGTTGAAAGAACCGGCCTATGTACGCAGCCTGGCCGCCCTGACTGAATTGGCGGCGCTGGATCCTTTCGCCGCCATCGTCCCGGAACAGGTCTACGAACGTTGCGTCTCTTTCCTGCACGCGGACAGCGTCACCCCCGCAGCGCCCCTGGAATCAAGGCGGCGCGATGTGGAAATACTGCATTTCACGGCAGCGGAGGCTTTGAGCGTGAGCAGGAAAATCGGCAGCAGTCCGGGAAGTCCGAATGCCTTCCTGGAACAGCTGCTCGGCTTGCCGGCCACCACCCGCAGCTGGAGCACGCTGCTGCGCCTGCTGCAGAAACATGGCTGA
- the andAb gene encoding anthranilate 1,2-dioxygenase ferredoxin subunit AndAb: MSNWHDIGTADDFNDGEALALVAGGQPVAVFRLGEDLFALRDLCTHGNARLSDGYIEDGCIECPLHQGLFDIKSGAARCLPVTEAVRSFPVRVVAGRVEIEVSDTPTLPHEAAIQHRDMTVEAIEMVASDVAIIRLRGAGGAPLDYIAGQYIDVLLADGQRRSYSMATPAGAALLELHVRHLPGGLFSDRVFASLQLGEQLQIEGPCGSFFLRDGSQPVILLASGTGFAPIKALLEEAIRSGSTRSMCLYWGGRKQADLYMDELCRNWAETLPWFRYVPVLSEPETGSNWPGRSSFVHLAVMQDYPDLSRHQVYACGAPVVVEAARRDFSAVCGLPSTDFFADAFLSKADSRP; encoded by the coding sequence ATGAGCAATTGGCATGATATCGGCACGGCCGACGATTTCAACGATGGCGAAGCGCTGGCGCTGGTCGCCGGCGGCCAGCCGGTGGCGGTATTCCGGCTGGGTGAGGATTTGTTTGCGCTGCGCGACCTGTGCACTCACGGCAACGCCAGGCTGTCCGACGGCTATATCGAGGATGGCTGCATCGAATGCCCGCTGCACCAAGGCCTGTTCGATATCAAGAGTGGCGCGGCGCGCTGCCTGCCCGTGACCGAAGCGGTACGCAGTTTTCCGGTGCGGGTCGTGGCGGGCCGGGTAGAAATCGAAGTCAGCGATACCCCCACGCTGCCGCACGAAGCCGCCATCCAGCACAGGGACATGACGGTCGAGGCCATCGAAATGGTAGCGTCGGATGTTGCGATCATCCGGCTGCGCGGCGCCGGCGGCGCGCCGCTGGACTATATCGCAGGCCAGTATATCGACGTCCTGCTGGCCGACGGCCAGCGCCGCAGCTACTCGATGGCGACTCCGGCCGGCGCCGCTCTGCTGGAACTGCACGTACGGCACCTGCCTGGCGGCTTGTTCAGCGACCGCGTGTTCGCCAGCCTGCAGCTTGGCGAGCAGTTGCAGATCGAAGGCCCATGCGGCAGCTTCTTCCTGCGCGACGGCAGCCAGCCGGTGATCCTGCTGGCCAGCGGCACCGGCTTTGCGCCCATCAAGGCGCTGCTGGAAGAAGCGATCCGCAGCGGCAGCACGCGCAGCATGTGCCTGTACTGGGGCGGCCGCAAACAGGCCGACTTGTACATGGACGAACTGTGCCGCAACTGGGCCGAAACCCTGCCCTGGTTCCGTTATGTACCGGTATTGTCGGAACCCGAGACCGGCAGCAACTGGCCGGGCCGCAGCAGTTTCGTCCACCTGGCGGTAATGCAGGATTACCCCGACCTGTCGCGGCACCAGGTATATGCCTGCGGCGCACCCGTCGTCGTGGAAGCCGCACGGCGTGATTTTTCTGCCGTTTGCGGCTTGCCATCCACCGATTTCTTTGCCGATGCCTTCCTGTCGAAAGCGGACAGCCGCCCTTGA
- the andAd gene encoding anthranilate 1,2-dioxygenase small subunit AndAd: MTDMTLWFELHQLQEAYVHALDNDRLEEWPEFFTDDCLYEIIPRENADAGLPIGIIYCDSKRMLRDRVLSLRHANIYEAHSYRHMTSGLMIKAIDADTAETESSYVVIQTLQDGVSTVYQAGRYIDRVVRTAAGWRYAKRRVVYDTLRVATLLATPI; encoded by the coding sequence ATGACCGACATGACATTGTGGTTCGAGCTGCACCAGCTGCAAGAAGCGTATGTGCATGCGCTCGACAACGACCGCCTGGAAGAATGGCCGGAATTTTTCACCGACGACTGCCTGTATGAAATCATCCCGCGTGAAAATGCCGATGCCGGCCTGCCGATCGGCATCATCTATTGCGACAGCAAGCGCATGCTGCGCGATCGCGTGTTGTCTTTGCGTCATGCCAACATCTACGAAGCCCATAGTTACCGCCACATGACTTCCGGCCTGATGATCAAGGCCATCGATGCCGATACCGCCGAAACCGAATCCAGCTACGTGGTGATACAAACCCTGCAGGATGGCGTATCGACGGTGTATCAGGCCGGCCGCTATATCGACCGCGTGGTCAGGACCGCAGCCGGCTGGCGCTACGCCAAACGGCGCGTGGTGTACGACACGCTGCGCGTGGCGACCCTGCTGGCAACTCCGATCTGA
- the andAc gene encoding anthranilate 1,2-dioxygenase large subunit AndAc, with protein sequence MNETTAQSGYLPLVHFPRRDGSRTPYKVFHSQEVYELEQERIFRGPVWSFLALEAEIPNNGDFKSTFVGDTPVVVTRTEDGSLAAWVNKCAHRGAMVCRTPRGNASSHSCAYHQWSFDSRGNLLGVPFRRGQKGMSGMPKDFDPKCHGLRQLRVDSYRGLVFATFSDTVEPLADYIGAEMRPWLDRIFHKPIVYLGCTRQYSKSNWKLYLENVKDPYHASLLHLFHTTFNIFRVGMKARSLADQRHGLHSIITATKSEVETADAYKQQAIRSFDEGFTLEDDSVLGQIKEYEEMTTNHIQPIFPQLVVQQIHNTLVARQLLPKGPGNFELIFHFFGYADDTPELRALRIKQANLVGPAGYISMEDTEATELVQRGTARDPDDCSVMEMAKDNPDQEDTLITEGLIRRFWLGYQKLMGFAEA encoded by the coding sequence ATGAATGAGACAACTGCGCAATCCGGCTACCTGCCGCTGGTGCATTTTCCGCGTAGGGACGGTTCACGCACTCCTTACAAGGTATTCCATTCGCAAGAAGTCTACGAGCTGGAACAGGAACGGATTTTCCGCGGGCCGGTCTGGAGCTTCCTCGCGCTCGAAGCCGAGATTCCCAATAACGGCGACTTCAAGAGCACTTTTGTCGGCGACACGCCGGTGGTAGTCACCCGCACCGAAGACGGCAGCCTGGCGGCCTGGGTCAACAAGTGCGCGCACCGCGGCGCCATGGTGTGCCGCACGCCGCGCGGCAACGCCAGCTCGCATAGCTGCGCTTACCATCAATGGAGTTTCGACAGCCGCGGCAACCTGCTAGGAGTGCCGTTCCGGCGCGGCCAGAAAGGCATGAGCGGCATGCCCAAGGATTTCGATCCGAAATGCCATGGCTTGCGCCAGCTGCGCGTGGACAGCTATCGCGGCCTGGTGTTCGCCACCTTCAGTGACACCGTAGAGCCGTTGGCGGACTACATCGGCGCCGAAATGCGGCCCTGGCTGGACCGGATTTTCCACAAACCCATCGTCTACCTCGGCTGCACCCGCCAGTATTCAAAGTCCAACTGGAAACTGTACCTGGAAAACGTGAAAGATCCCTATCACGCCAGCCTGCTGCATCTGTTCCACACCACCTTCAATATTTTCCGGGTCGGCATGAAGGCGCGCTCGCTGGCGGACCAGCGGCACGGCTTGCACAGCATCATCACCGCCACCAAGAGTGAAGTGGAAACTGCCGACGCCTACAAGCAGCAGGCGATCCGCTCTTTCGACGAAGGCTTCACGCTGGAAGACGATTCGGTGCTGGGCCAGATCAAGGAATACGAGGAAATGACCACCAATCATATCCAGCCGATCTTTCCGCAACTGGTGGTGCAGCAGATCCACAACACGCTGGTGGCACGCCAGCTGCTGCCTAAAGGACCGGGCAATTTCGAACTGATCTTCCATTTCTTCGGTTATGCCGACGACACCCCGGAGCTGCGCGCCTTGCGTATCAAGCAAGCCAACCTGGTGGGCCCGGCCGGCTACATCTCGATGGAAGACACCGAGGCCACCGAGCTGGTGCAGCGCGGCACGGCACGCGATCCGGACGATTGCTCCGTCATGGAAATGGCGAAAGACAATCCTGACCAGGAAGACACGCTGATCACCGAAGGCCTGATCCGCCGCTTTTGGCTCGGCTACCAAAAACTGATGGGTTTTGCAGAGGCTTAA